Part of the Eikenella corrodens genome is shown below.
TTTCGCCGCCGGCAAAAGAATGTTTGAATAAACGGACACTACTCATCGCTGCTCCATCCACACCACTTTATGCGTTATCGGCAGCTGATACTGGTTGGCATCCACTTCCTTAGCCTGCGGCAGATACACCGACACCATCTGCAAGCAGCGCTTGGCTTCTGCCGCCCCGGCGTCCCCCTTCAGCATCGGCCCAGCCAGCATCGAAGCCAGCTGCCAAGCCAAGGCTTCCGTGAACAACGGCGGGAACGAATTAGGCTCAACCGCCCCATCGATCCATTGCCCCCACACCAAAGGCTGATTCGCCAGCACATGCCGCCCTTGCACCGCAAACGGCAACCGCGCCCCATAAGCATCATGCACCGCCACCATTTCCAAAGCTTCCGCCGGCAGGGCGAACACATAGGCAAAACGCACATCCCCCTCACGGTCCACCCGCTGCAGCGGCTCGTAGCGCGTAGCAAAGCCCCAGTGGTGCAAAGCGAGCAGCGAACGCAAAGCCTGCGGGTAGAAGCGGGCGCAATGTTCAGCCTGCACACTGCCTTCCGGCGGCTGGATTGAAGCCACCGTTGCCGTATCGCCCAAGTGCGACAAAGCCAGATTGCAAATCGTTACTGCGTTGCTCATCATCTACTCCAAAGAAAACCGCCTGCCGGCCGGTTGGGCAGGTCAGGCGGTTGGTTTACTCTGCTTCGCCTTTAGCCGGCTCTGCTTCGTCTTCGGCTACCGGCTCGAACCATAATGCTTCTTCACCGGCGGCCACATAGAAGCGTTCACCACGCTGTCGGATTTGTCCATAGAAGCCGGCGGCGGTCGCCACCACCAACTGCAAGCCTTCGTCCGGTGTCTGTTCCGGTGTCTGTTTGCGTGCCATTATTGCCTTCTACACAATGCGCGGGCTGTCGGCGGGCGGCGTGTTCGCCTGTAGTCCGGCCACAATCTGCGCAGAGAATTTGCCGTTACCCACCGCACCGTCCACGGTGTAGTTCAAGCGCACGAAACGCTTATGATTAACCGGCATCGGCAACACCACCTGGGCACCGGCTTTCAGATCAGCAGCCGGCACCACGCCGTTCAGCACATCGGCATAACCGGTGCCGGAAGTGGCGCTGTGCTGCAGGGCAAAGTTAATCTTGCCCGCGCCGGTAGCTGCTTCAGCCACAGTAATCACTACATACAATGGCTGGCTGTTCAAGCCAAGATTAGGGGTAGGCTGACCGAAGTCCACCTCGTGCGTAGATGGCGCAGTGGCGCTCACAGTCTGCTTGTCGGAGAGTTGTAGGAATTTATCAATGATCATGCCATAGCTCCTTATTTAACCTGCGCTTCGCTCAACAGAAGCGCATCACTGCGTTTTACCGGGATACCGTCAAACGACACCACATGCTTGCCGGCCACCTGTTCCATGGTCAGGGTTGAGCCCATCACCTTATTAGCAATCTGGCGGCGCAGGAAGCTGCGTACTTTGCGGTTTACGTAGAACACCGCACGGCCCATATTGGCGTTGGGCAACAGTTCGATGGCCTGAGTCATCAGGTCGATTAGGTCGGCACCGGCTTGGGC
Proteins encoded:
- a CDS encoding Bbp16 family capsid cement protein; this encodes MIIDKFLQLSDKQTVSATAPSTHEVDFGQPTPNLGLNSQPLYVVITVAEAATGAGKINFALQHSATSGTGYADVLNGVVPAADLKAGAQVVLPMPVNHKRFVRLNYTVDGAVGNGKFSAQIVAGLQANTPPADSPRIV